From Topomyia yanbarensis strain Yona2022 chromosome 1, ASM3024719v1, whole genome shotgun sequence, one genomic window encodes:
- the LOC131677145 gene encoding ras-related protein Rab-11B, with the protein MGTRDDEYDYLFKVVLIGDSGVGKSNLLSRFTRNEFNLESKSTIGVEFATRSIEVDGKTIKAQIWDTAGQERYRAITSAYYRGAVGALLVYDIAKHLTYENVERWLRELRDHADQNIVIMLVGNKSDLRHLRAVPTDEAKGFAERNGLSFIETSALDSTNVETAFQNILTEIYRIVSQKQIRDPPEGSVIRPNLENIDVKPTNPATDSVRKQCCQ; encoded by the exons TTGTACTGATTGGGGACTCCGGTGTCGGAAAAAGTAATCTACTATCGAGATTCACGAGGAATGAGTTCAACTTGGAATCAAAGTCAACCATCGGCGTAGAGTTTGCCACCAGAAGTATAGAG GTTGACGGTAAAACAATCAAAGCCCAAATATGGGACACAGCCGGACAGGAGCGCTATCGGGCGATTACGTCGGCCTACTACCGGGGAGCGGTTGGGGCGCTGCTTGTGTACGACATCGCGAAACATCTGACGTACGAGAACGTGGAGCGGTGGCTGCGCGAACTGCGTGACCACGCCGATCAGAACATTGTGATTATGCTGGTCGGCAACAAGAGCGACCTGCGGCATCTGCGTGCGGTGCCCACCGACGAGGCGAAAGGTTTCGCCGAGAGAAACGGCCTCAGCTTCATTGAAACGTCAGCGCTCGATTCGACTAATGTTGAAACTGCATTCCAGAATATACTCACAG aaattTACCGGATTGTGTCGCAGAAGCAAATACGGGACCCGCCGGAAGGCAGCGTGATCAGACCGAACCTGGAGAACATCGACGTGAAGCCGACGAACCCAGCGACCGATTCGGTgcgaaaacagtgttgccagtGA